One genomic window of Dama dama isolate Ldn47 chromosome 7, ASM3311817v1, whole genome shotgun sequence includes the following:
- the LOC133059954 gene encoding serpin B6-like isoform X2 has translation MDALSEANGTFALTLLKKLGKDNSKNVFISPLSISSALAMVLMGARGNTAAQMSQTLSLSTSSGRGDDVHQGFQNLLSEVNRPGTQYLLRTANRLFGEKTYDFLSSFRDACCKFYQAEMEELDFVSATEESVKHINTWVAEKTDGKIRDLLSANSVDPMTRLVLVNAIYFKGNWAEQFNKEHTMERPFKVSKTVEKPVQMMFKKSTFKMTYIEEISTQILVLPYIGQELNMVILLPSESTDLNMVEKALTYEKFVAWTKPDVLGEEEVEVFLPRFTLEESYDMEGVLRDLGMTDAFDAACADFSGMSSGQGLHLSKVVHKSFVEVTEEGTEAAAATGAVVVMLCLRIVPRFCADRPFLFFIQHGKTGAILFCGRFCSP, from the exons ATGGATGCGCTGTCAGAAGCAAACGGCACCTTTGCCTTGACCCTTCTGAAAAAGCTGGGTAAAGACAACTCGAAAAATGTGTTTATCTCGCCCCTAAGCATCTCCTCTGCCCTGGCCATGGTCCTCATGGGGGCCAGGGGCAACACCGCAGCCCAGATGTCCCAG ACGCTCTCTCTAAGCACGAGCAGTGGCAGAGGTGACGATGTCCACCAGGGTTTTCAGAACCTTCTCAGCGAAGTTAACAGGCCCGGCACACAGTACTTGCTCAGAACCGCCAACAGGCTCTTTGGAGAGAAGACTTACGATTTCCTCTCG TCTTTCAGAGATGCCTGCTGCAAGTTCTACCAAGCAGAGATGGAAGAGCTGGACTTTGTCAGTGCTACGGAGGAGTCCGTGAAGCACATAAACACCTGGGTAGCCGAAAAGACAGACG GTAAAATTAGAGACTTGCTCTCTGCAAATTCAGTTGACCCCATGACTCGTCTGGTTCTCGTGAATGCCATCTACTTCAAAGGAAACTGGGCTGAACAATTTAACAAGGAGCACACCATGGAAAGGCCATTCAAAGTCAGCAAG ACCGTGGAGAAACCTGTGCAAATGATGTTCAAGAAGTCCACCTTTAAAATGACCTACATTGAAGAGATAAGCACCCAGATTCTGGTGCTTCCCTACATCGGCCAAGAGCTGAACATGGTCATCCTGCTGCCCAGTGAAAGCACCGACTTGAACATG GTGGAGAAAGCCCTGACCTACGAGAAATTTGTCGCATGGACGAAGCCGGACGTGCTGggtgaggaggaggtggaggtgttTCTGCCTCGGTTCACACTGGAGGAGAGTTATGACATGGAGGGCGTCCTCCGAGACCTGGGCATGACCGACGCGTTCGATGCGGCCTGCGCCGACTTCAGTGGGATGTCGTCCGGGCAAGGCCTGCACCTGTCCAAGGTCGTACACAAGTCCTTTGTGGAGGTCACCGAGGAGGGCACGGAGGCCGCGGCCGCCACGGGGGCCGTGGTCGTGATGCTCTGCCTGCGGATCGTGCCCCGGTTCTGTGCAGACCGGCCCTTCCTCTTCTTCATCCAGCACGGCAAGACCGGGGCCATCCTGTTCTGCGGCCGCTTTTGCTCGCCATGA
- the LOC133059954 gene encoding serpin B6-like isoform X1: protein MAARFCTLATGGKTANVELPGLYEGPGPGEPLLLCPPVGARPEAIPDLKPWPVCAETGGLSAGPVCRQTMSAGHWACQGAFLCLPSPFDPAGGRLGGSQRPCAFLWTLSLSTSSGRGDDVHQGFQNLLSEVNRPGTQYLLRTANRLFGEKTYDFLSSFRDACCKFYQAEMEELDFVSATEESVKHINTWVAEKTDGKIRDLLSANSVDPMTRLVLVNAIYFKGNWAEQFNKEHTMERPFKVSKTVEKPVQMMFKKSTFKMTYIEEISTQILVLPYIGQELNMVILLPSESTDLNMVEKALTYEKFVAWTKPDVLGEEEVEVFLPRFTLEESYDMEGVLRDLGMTDAFDAACADFSGMSSGQGLHLSKVVHKSFVEVTEEGTEAAAATGAVVVMLCLRIVPRFCADRPFLFFIQHGKTGAILFCGRFCSP, encoded by the exons ATGGCTGCGCGTTTCTGCACCCTGGCAACAGGGGGCAAGACAGCGAACGTAGAGTTGCCAGGCCTTTACGAAGGCCCAGGCCCAGGAGAGCCACTTCTCCTGTGTCCGCCGGTCGGAGCCCGTCCCGAGGCCATTCCAGACCTGAAGCCGTGGCCTGTTTGTGCAGAGACGGGAGGCCTGTCTGCCGGCCCTGTCTGCAGGCAGACCATGAGCGCAGGGCACTGGGCTTGCCAAGGGGCCTTCCTGTGCCTGCCGTCGCCATTTGACCCCGCGGGAGGCAGGCTGGGGGGCTCCCAGAGGCCTTGTGCCTTTCTTTGG ACGCTCTCTCTAAGCACGAGCAGTGGCAGAGGTGACGATGTCCACCAGGGTTTTCAGAACCTTCTCAGCGAAGTTAACAGGCCCGGCACACAGTACTTGCTCAGAACCGCCAACAGGCTCTTTGGAGAGAAGACTTACGATTTCCTCTCG TCTTTCAGAGATGCCTGCTGCAAGTTCTACCAAGCAGAGATGGAAGAGCTGGACTTTGTCAGTGCTACGGAGGAGTCCGTGAAGCACATAAACACCTGGGTAGCCGAAAAGACAGACG GTAAAATTAGAGACTTGCTCTCTGCAAATTCAGTTGACCCCATGACTCGTCTGGTTCTCGTGAATGCCATCTACTTCAAAGGAAACTGGGCTGAACAATTTAACAAGGAGCACACCATGGAAAGGCCATTCAAAGTCAGCAAG ACCGTGGAGAAACCTGTGCAAATGATGTTCAAGAAGTCCACCTTTAAAATGACCTACATTGAAGAGATAAGCACCCAGATTCTGGTGCTTCCCTACATCGGCCAAGAGCTGAACATGGTCATCCTGCTGCCCAGTGAAAGCACCGACTTGAACATG GTGGAGAAAGCCCTGACCTACGAGAAATTTGTCGCATGGACGAAGCCGGACGTGCTGggtgaggaggaggtggaggtgttTCTGCCTCGGTTCACACTGGAGGAGAGTTATGACATGGAGGGCGTCCTCCGAGACCTGGGCATGACCGACGCGTTCGATGCGGCCTGCGCCGACTTCAGTGGGATGTCGTCCGGGCAAGGCCTGCACCTGTCCAAGGTCGTACACAAGTCCTTTGTGGAGGTCACCGAGGAGGGCACGGAGGCCGCGGCCGCCACGGGGGCCGTGGTCGTGATGCTCTGCCTGCGGATCGTGCCCCGGTTCTGTGCAGACCGGCCCTTCCTCTTCTTCATCCAGCACGGCAAGACCGGGGCCATCCTGTTCTGCGGCCGCTTTTGCTCGCCATGA